A portion of the Bactrocera neohumeralis isolate Rockhampton chromosome 2, APGP_CSIRO_Bneo_wtdbg2-racon-allhic-juicebox.fasta_v2, whole genome shotgun sequence genome contains these proteins:
- the LOC126759209 gene encoding protein tailless: MSSPDISPDPADKYNRLSPSSSSRILYHVPCKVCRDHSSGKHYGIYACDGCAGFFKRSIRRSRQYVCKSQKQGICVVDKTHRNQCRACRLRKCFEVGMNKDAVQHERGPRNSTLRRQIQLYKEVVMGPDPLPSDLMMSHRLFNAFPMTPMLIPTVPRPPPPPPPPPQHHPHPALANPFQPPIVLDLSVSRLAAHHAMQQSPFGFFAQNSFMNRSLPPTPPLMAAEHLKETAAEHLFKNVNWIKSVEAFQNLPLPDQLQLLEDSWKEFFVLAIAQHLMPINFQQLLFLYESENMNREMVNMVKCEVHFFQEVLNKLCHLNIDTNEYECLRAITLFRKPNEDAANNSFGTGESSSPNSSTSGDSRGPVDSVKIAGLCEEARGTLQAYVMRTKPTQPLRFQALVGILPLLSKVSGFTIEELFFRKTIGEVNIVRLISDMYSQRKI; encoded by the exons ATGAGTTCCCCCGATATATCACCAGATCCTGCGGACAAATACAATAGATTGTCACCGTCTTCTTCAA GTCGCATACTCTATCATGTGCCTTGCAAAGTTTGTCGCGACCATAGTTCCGGCAAACATTATGGCATCTATGCTTGTGATGGTTGTGCCGGATTTTTCAAGCGTTCCATACGACGCTCACGCCAGTACGTTTGCAAGTCACAGAAGCAGGGCATTTGCGTGGTCGACAAAACCCATCGTAATCAATGTCGCGCCTGCCGCCTGCGCAAATGCTTCGAAGTTGGCATGAACAAGGATGCCGTACAACATGAACGTGGACCGCGTAACTCCACATTGCGTCGGCAAATTCAGTTGTATAAAGAGGTCGTGATGGGCCCAGACCCGTTGCCATCCGACCTGATGATGAGTCATAGGTTATTTAATGCTTTTCCAATGACACCTATGCTAATACCGACTGTGCCACGTCCACCacctccaccaccaccaccaccacaacaTCATCCACATCCAGCTTTGGCCAATCCTTTTCAGCCACCAATAGTATTGGATCTATCAGTTTCGCGTCTAGCAGCACACCATGCCATGCAACAGAGTCCATTTGGTTTCTTCGCGCAAAACTCTTTCATGAATCGCTCATTGCCACCAACGCCGCCACTAATGGCCGCTGAACACTTAAAAGAGACTGCCGCCGAGCATCTCTTCAAGAATGTGAATTGGATTAAGAGTGTCGAAGCATTCCAGAATTTGCCGCTACCTGATCAATTACAATTGTTGGAGGATTCATGGAAGGAATTTTTTGTACTAGCCATAGCCCAGCATCTCATGCCGATTAATTTTCAACAGTTACTCTTTCTCTACGAATCGGAGAATATGAATCGTGAAATGGTTAATATGGTCAAGTGCGAAGTGCACTTCTTTCAAGAGGTACTCAATAAGTTATGTCATCTCAATATCGACACCAATGAGTATGAGTGCTTACGTGCAATCACGCTCTTCCGTAAGCCAAACGAAGATGCTGCTAACAATTCATTTGGCACTGGCGAAAGTAGCAGCCCAAATTCAAGTACTTCCGGCGATTCGCGTGGCCCTGTCGATTCGGTCAAAATAGCCGGTTTGTGTGAAGAGGCACGCGGTACCTTGCAGGCCTACGTGATGCGCACAAAACCCACACAACCATTGCGTTTTCAAGCATTGGTCGGTATACTACCATTGCTCAGCAAAGTGTCGGGATTCACAATCGAGGAGTTATTCTTCCGAAAGACAATTGGCGAAGTCAATATCGTCCGGCTAATTTCCGATATGTACAGTCAACGCAAGATTTAA